From the genome of Jannaschia sp. S6380:
GCGAGATCGTGTCCGAGCTGGACCGCTTCATCATCGGCCAGAAGGACGCCAAGCGCGCCGTGGCTGTGGCCCTGCGCAACCGCTGGCGGCGCAAGCAGCTGGGCGACGAATTGCGGGACGAGGTATACCCCAAGAACATCCTGATGATCGGCCCGACCGGCGTCGGCAAGACCGAGATCAGCCGCCGCCTGGCCAAACTGGCCCACGCGCCGTTTCTCAAGATCGAGGCGACGAAATTCACCGAGGTCGGATATGTCGGCCGCGACGTCGAGCAGATCGTGCGCGACCTTGTGGACGCGGCCCAGGTCATGATTCGCGAGCGGATGCGCGAGGAGGTCAAGGCCAAGGCCCATGGCGCCGCCGAGGAGCGGGTGATCGACGCGCTGGCGGGCCAGGACGCGCGCGAGGGCACGCGCGAGAGCTTCCGCCGCAAGCTGCGCGCGGGCGAGCTGGACGACAAGATGATCGAGCTGGAGGTGGCCGACACTTCGAACCCGCTGGGCATGGCGATCCCCGGCCAGCCCGGCATGGACCAGATGGCGGGCCTGGGCGAGATGTTCGGCAAGATGATGCAGCGCACTGTCAAGAAGCGCCTGAGCGTGGCCGCGTCCTACGACCTGCTGATCGACGAGGAGGCCGACAAGCTGCTGGACGCGGAGACCGTCACGCGCGAGGCCATCCGCGCAGTGGAACAGAACGGCATCGTCTTCATCGACGAGATCGACAAGGTCTGCCGCAACGCCGATGCGCGCGGCGCCGATGTCAGCCGCGAGGGCGTGCAGCGCGACCTGCTGCCGCTGATCGAGGGGACGACCGTTTCCACCAAGCACGGCCCGGTGCGCACCGACCACATCCTGTTCATCGCTTCCGGCGCCTTCCACATCGCCAAGCCGTCGGACCTGCTGCCCGAATTGCAGGGACGCCTGCCCATCCGGGTGGAGTTGCGCGCGCTGACCGAGGACGATTTCGTCCGCATCCTGACCGAGACGGACAACGCTCTGACGCTGCAATACACCGCGCTCATGGCGACGGAGGAGGTCACCGTGACCTTCACCGAGGATGGCATCGCCGCCTTGGCCCGGATCGCCGCGCAGGTGAACGAAAGCGTCGAGAATATCGGCGCGCGCCGTCTCTATACCGTGCTGGAGCGCGTGTTCGAGGAACTGTCTTTCGAGGCGCCCGACCGGGGCGGGCAATCCGTCACGGTGGACGACGCCTTCGTCGAGACGCATCTGGGCGAACTGTTGCGGTCCACCGACCTGTCGCGCTACGTCTTGTGACCGGGCGCACCGGCTTCGTCCGGTTCGTTCGCGACAACCCGGCGTTCCTGGGGGCGGGGATGCTCCTGTCCTTCGTGTCGAGCTTCGGCCAGACCTTCTTCATCGCGGTCTTCGCGGGCGAGATCATGCGCGACTTCGCGCTGACAGACGGCCAATGGGGCTTGATCTACACGGTGGCCACGTCATGTTCGGCGCTGGCGATGATCTGGGCGGGGGCCCTGACCGACCGTCTGCGGGTCCGCCACCTGGGCATCTGCACGGCCCTCCTGCTCGCAACCGCATGCCTGGTCATGGCCGGCGCCCGTTCGGCCGCGGTCCTGGTGGTCGCGATCTTCCTGCTGCGGTTCGCAGGCCAGGGCATGATGAGCCATCTGAGCGCCGTGTCGATGGCGCGCTGGTTCGTGGCCAACCGGGGCAAGGCGCTCTCGGTCGCGTCGATGGGGGTCGCACTGGGACAGGCGCTGCTCCCGGTCCTGTTCGTGGCGGCGATGGCCTGGGTGGATTGGCGCGCGCTGTGGCTGGCGGCGGCCGGGGCCGTCGTGATCCTGCTTCCGCTTCTGGTGCGTCTGTTGCGGTCCGAGCGGACGCCCCGCTCCATGGTCGTCGAGACGGAGGCCGAGGGGATGGGCGGGCGCCACTGGACCCGCCCCGAGATCCTGCGCCACTGGCTCTTCTGGGCGATGGTGCCGCTGCTTCTGGGCCCGCCCGCCTTCGGGACGGCGCTGTTCTTCCACCAGGTCCACCTGACGCTGGTGAAGGGTTGGGCGCTGGTCGACTACGTCGCGCTCCTGCCGCTGTTCACGGTGCTGGCGATCGGCACGACGTTCGCCAGTGGCGCCCTGCTCGATCGGATCGGGTCGCCGCGGCCGATGCAGGTCTTCCTCCTGCCCTTCGCGCTGGGTTTCGCCACCATGGCCGGGGCCCAGTCTCTGTGGGGCGCCGCGCTCGCCATCGCGTTCTTCGGCATCGGAACGGGGGCACAGGCGACGATCCCCTCGGCCTTCTGGGCGGAGTTCTTCGGCACCCGGTATCTGGGTGCCATCAAGGCGTTGGCCGCCGCAATCATGGTGCTGGGCACGGCGCTGGGGCCGGGCCTGACGGGTGCGCTGATCGATGCGGGCCTGACGCTGCCCGAACAGATGCCCGCCATCGCGGTCTATTTCCTGCTGGCCGGTGGGCTGGCCGCCGCCGCCATCGGCCGGGCGCGCCGCGACCTAGCCGCGCCGCAGATAGACGTAGTACGCGCCTGATCCACCGTGGCTGCGATGCGCCTCGGTCACCTGCAGCACGACCTGTACCAGCGGCGCCAGACGCAGCCACTGCGGCACCTGATGCCGGAGTACGCCCAGCCGGTTCGGGATCGGCCCCTCGGACGGCTTGGTGCGGCCCTTGCCGGTGACGACGATCACCAGCCGCTTGCCCGACGCATGCGCCGATAGGATGAACCGCAAAAGCGCCGGATGCGCTTGATCGAGCGTCATGCCGTGCAGGTCCAGCGTGCCTTCGGGGCGCAGCTTGCCGGCCTTCATCCGGCGATGCGCCCTGGCGTCCATCCGGAGCGGCTGCGACGCGACCTCCTCGGCCAGCGACGGCGCGTGGACATGCGTCGAATTGCGATCCCGTGCCTGCTCACCCAGCCGGAATCGCGGCAGATCGGGCCCTTTCGCCGGGCCGGGCCGGGGCGGCGGGCCGGGGTCGGGTGCGGCGCCCTGGCCCGGCGGGTGCAGCGCCTCGGCCGTACGGGTGTAGCGCGACCAGAGCTCGCGATCCTCGCGCGAGAGGGGCCGGCGTTTCATCGCCGTATCAGCGGGGTGAAGCGCCCCTCGTGGTTCATCCGGCCGGCCGCGACTCCAGCCGCCTCGCCGGTGCCGAAGAAAATATCGGCGCGCCCCGCCCCGGTGATGGCCGATCCGGTGTCCTGTGCCACGACAAGTCGCGCCATCCCGTCCACCTCGATCCAGACGGGGGTGCCGAGCGGCGTCTGTGTGGGGTCGACGGCGATGCTGCGTCCGACCGTGACCGGGCACAGGCTTCCCTGCGGGCCGCTGCCCTTGGGCAGGTCGACGACGCGGAACATGACGTAGCTGGGATTCTCGTGCATCACGGCGCGCCCGCGATCGGCATCGGCGCGCAGCCAAGCCTTCAGCCGGTCGGCGCTCAGGTCCGCGCCGAACACGCCGCGCGCGATCAGAAGCTTGCCGATGGAGCGATAGGCGTGGCCGTTGCCGCCGGCATAGCCCAGACGCAGCGTGTCACCACATTTCAGCCG
Proteins encoded in this window:
- a CDS encoding MltA domain-containing protein; the protein is MPGPADTPAAPRTGRPSLSALPGWDRDDLNAALAAFRQNPDDPLGPAAHAATDARSFFARHFAPGPTLRGRFTGYYEPEIAGSRVRSAAFPVPVHACPAGGISLPRAEIEPALAGQEIVWLQDEVDRFFLQVQGSGRIRLKCGDTLRLGYAGGNGHAYRSIGKLLIARGVFGADLSADRLKAWLRADADRGRAVMHENPSYVMFRVVDLPKGSGPQGSLCPVTVGRSIAVDPTQTPLGTPVWIEVDGMARLVVAQDTGSAITGAGRADIFFGTGEAAGVAAGRMNHEGRFTPLIRR
- the hslU gene encoding ATP-dependent protease ATPase subunit HslU; its protein translation is MTDLTPREIVSELDRFIIGQKDAKRAVAVALRNRWRRKQLGDELRDEVYPKNILMIGPTGVGKTEISRRLAKLAHAPFLKIEATKFTEVGYVGRDVEQIVRDLVDAAQVMIRERMREEVKAKAHGAAEERVIDALAGQDAREGTRESFRRKLRAGELDDKMIELEVADTSNPLGMAIPGQPGMDQMAGLGEMFGKMMQRTVKKRLSVAASYDLLIDEEADKLLDAETVTREAIRAVEQNGIVFIDEIDKVCRNADARGADVSREGVQRDLLPLIEGTTVSTKHGPVRTDHILFIASGAFHIAKPSDLLPELQGRLPIRVELRALTEDDFVRILTETDNALTLQYTALMATEEVTVTFTEDGIAALARIAAQVNESVENIGARRLYTVLERVFEELSFEAPDRGGQSVTVDDAFVETHLGELLRSTDLSRYVL
- a CDS encoding Smr/MutS family protein, producing the protein MKRRPLSREDRELWSRYTRTAEALHPPGQGAAPDPGPPPRPGPAKGPDLPRFRLGEQARDRNSTHVHAPSLAEEVASQPLRMDARAHRRMKAGKLRPEGTLDLHGMTLDQAHPALLRFILSAHASGKRLVIVVTGKGRTKPSEGPIPNRLGVLRHQVPQWLRLAPLVQVVLQVTEAHRSHGGSGAYYVYLRRG
- a CDS encoding MFS transporter yields the protein MTGRTGFVRFVRDNPAFLGAGMLLSFVSSFGQTFFIAVFAGEIMRDFALTDGQWGLIYTVATSCSALAMIWAGALTDRLRVRHLGICTALLLATACLVMAGARSAAVLVVAIFLLRFAGQGMMSHLSAVSMARWFVANRGKALSVASMGVALGQALLPVLFVAAMAWVDWRALWLAAAGAVVILLPLLVRLLRSERTPRSMVVETEAEGMGGRHWTRPEILRHWLFWAMVPLLLGPPAFGTALFFHQVHLTLVKGWALVDYVALLPLFTVLAIGTTFASGALLDRIGSPRPMQVFLLPFALGFATMAGAQSLWGAALAIAFFGIGTGAQATIPSAFWAEFFGTRYLGAIKALAAAIMVLGTALGPGLTGALIDAGLTLPEQMPAIAVYFLLAGGLAAAAIGRARRDLAAPQIDVVRA